The genomic stretch ATCACTGAAAATTCAAGCAATTATAAAAAACAGTCAAATCCATGTCATTTCAAGCGTATCTCGATAATGTCCAGGCCAAAACGGGCAAATCTCCGGAGGATTTTAAAGGCCTGGCCGAAGAGAAAAAATTCATCGAAGGCGACACCATCAAAACAGGTGTAAAAGCCACCCAAATCACCGATTGGCTAAAAAGTGAATTTGGGCTGGGGCATGGTCACGCCATGGCCATCTATGCTTTTTTGAAGGGGAAGAAGGAGTAGTGTTTGAAGAAAAGCCTTCGCT from Echinicola soli encodes the following:
- a CDS encoding DUF4287 domain-containing protein, with translation MSFQAYLDNVQAKTGKSPEDFKGLAEEKKFIEGDTIKTGVKATQITDWLKSEFGLGHGHAMAIYAFLKGKKE